A genomic stretch from Nicotiana sylvestris unplaced genomic scaffold, ASM39365v2 Un00001, whole genome shotgun sequence includes:
- the LOC104250172 gene encoding uncharacterized protein, translating to MGNVLQFDETKYIPKAIGDGRIGSSIDGIEKVQIPDDLLINNCDDPVSAIVESTYPDFFNHSSDIDYLQQRAILAPTLDMVESINEYTVSLNHSPEKTYLTSDTVCMSDNSLSALEHVHTPKFLNSIKCSGIPNHSITLKVGVPVMLLRNIDQSSGLCNGTRLIITRLENRVIETKVLSGDMAGQKVFIPRMTLMPSDTKIPFKFQQRQFPIVVSFAMTINKSQGQSLSHVGLFLKKPVFTHGQLYVALSHVTSRKGLKILVYDDDGQITNEARNMVYKEVFHNLV from the coding sequence CAATCGGTGATGGAAGGATTGGGAGTTCCATTGATGGCATTGAGAAAGTCCAAATCCCCGATGATCTTCTCATAAATAATTGTGATGATCCAGTATCGGCAATTGTTGAAAGTACATATCCAGATTTCTTTAATCATTCCAGTGACATTGATTACCTCCAACAAAGAGCAATTCTTGCTCCGACTCTTGATATGGTGGAGTCGATCAATGAATATACGGTTTCACTCAATCATAGTCCTGAGAAGACATATTTAACTTCTGATACAGTCTGTATGTCTGATAATTCCCTTTCAGCTTTGGAGCACGTACATACACCCAAATTCTTAAACAGTATTAAATGTTCTGGAATTCCAAATCACTCTATTACTTTGAAGGTTGGTGTTCCTGTAATGTTGCTGAGAAATATAGACCAGTCATCAGGATTGTGTAATGGCACGAGGTTGATCATCACAAGACTTGAAAATCGAGTTATTGAAACCAAGGTTTTATCGGGTGATATGGCTGGACAAAAAGTGTTTATCCCGAGAATGACGTTGATGCCATCAGATACAAAAATAccttttaagttccaacaaagacAATTTCCAATTGTTGTATCTTTTGCCATGACAATTAATAAAAGTCAAGGCCAGTCATTATCTCATGTGGGTTTATTTTTGAAGAAGCCAGTATTTACTCATGGACAATTGTATGTTGCTCTTTCACACGTGACGAGTAGAAAAGGATTGAAGATTTTAGTTTATGATGATGATGGCCAAATAACAAATGAAGCTAGAAATATGGTGTATAAAGAAGTTTTCCATAATTTGGTTTGA